In the Streptomyces sp. cg36 genome, one interval contains:
- a CDS encoding VWA domain-containing protein produces the protein MTDTTTGRTAVPEPSIDGGPSVRVPEADPHANRRQALYWRLLARLFDQEEQPALEAAGLAVVEDMGLPTALLDPQASIDSIVQRHPELAAEFDGLMTPASPAEGDGEEGGRDRAEEVRRAALVSKVLLNVFASGSGNVSAGQLARWQSDAGWLERALGCRPGELRGGRGAGTGAGASGGGVSPTGTGGRGPAPDLSRLIPSIGPELGSIEADLIKRMHLREVLADPQLAARLTPSMSLIEQLLRDKNNLSGVALANAKALIRRFVDEVAEVLRTQVEKATVGALDRSVPPKRVYRNLDLDRTIWKNLTNWSPEEERLYVDRLYYRHTARKTTPQRLIVVVDQSGSMVDSMVNCTILASIFAGLPKVDVHLIAYDTQALDLTPWVHDPFETLLRTNLGGGTDGTVAMALAQPKIAEPRNTVVVWISDFYEWQTEPLFASMAAIHRSGAKFIPVGSVTSSGRGSVNPWFRERFKDLGTPVLSGHIRKLVTELKTFLA, from the coding sequence ATGACCGACACCACCACCGGACGGACGGCCGTGCCGGAGCCGTCGATCGACGGCGGCCCCAGCGTCCGTGTCCCCGAGGCCGATCCCCACGCCAACCGCCGACAGGCCCTGTACTGGCGGCTGTTGGCCCGCCTCTTCGACCAAGAGGAGCAGCCCGCCCTCGAAGCGGCCGGCCTCGCCGTCGTCGAGGACATGGGCCTGCCCACCGCGCTGCTCGACCCGCAGGCGTCCATCGACTCGATCGTGCAGCGCCATCCGGAGCTGGCCGCCGAGTTCGACGGTCTGATGACACCGGCTTCCCCGGCGGAGGGGGACGGCGAGGAGGGCGGACGCGACCGGGCCGAGGAGGTGCGGCGCGCGGCCCTGGTGTCGAAGGTACTGCTCAATGTCTTCGCCTCCGGCAGCGGCAATGTCAGCGCCGGACAGCTCGCCCGCTGGCAGTCGGACGCGGGCTGGCTGGAGCGCGCGCTGGGCTGCCGGCCCGGCGAGCTGCGCGGCGGCCGGGGAGCGGGTACGGGCGCGGGGGCGAGCGGCGGGGGCGTCAGCCCGACCGGAACCGGCGGGCGCGGCCCGGCGCCGGACCTGAGCCGGCTCATCCCGTCGATCGGCCCGGAGCTGGGCTCCATCGAGGCGGACCTGATCAAGCGGATGCATCTGCGCGAGGTGCTCGCCGACCCCCAGCTCGCCGCCCGGCTCACCCCGAGCATGTCGCTGATCGAGCAGTTGCTGCGGGACAAGAACAACCTCTCGGGCGTGGCCCTGGCCAACGCCAAGGCCCTGATCCGCCGATTCGTGGACGAGGTCGCCGAGGTGCTGCGCACCCAGGTGGAGAAGGCCACCGTAGGCGCGCTGGACCGGTCGGTGCCGCCCAAGCGGGTGTACCGCAACCTCGATCTCGACCGCACGATCTGGAAGAACCTCACCAACTGGAGCCCGGAGGAGGAGCGTCTGTACGTCGACCGCCTCTACTACCGGCACACGGCGCGCAAGACGACGCCCCAGCGGCTGATCGTCGTCGTGGACCAGTCGGGTTCGATGGTCGACTCGATGGTCAACTGCACGATCCTGGCTTCGATCTTCGCGGGACTGCCCAAGGTGGACGTCCATCTGATCGCCTACGACACCCAGGCGCTCGACCTGACACCATGGGTGCACGACCCCTTCGAAACCCTGCTCCGCACCAATCTGGGCGGCGGCACGGACGGCACGGTGGCCATGGCGCTGGCCCAACCGAAGATCGCCGAGCCCCGCAACACCGTCGTGGTGTGGATCTCCGACTTCTACGAGTGGCAGACCGAACCGCTCTTCGCGAGCATGGCCGCCATCCACCGCTCCGGCGCCAAGTTCATACCGGTCGGCTCGGTGACCAGCTCCGGGCGCGGCAGCGTCAACCCGTGGTTCCGCGAGCGCTTCAAGGACCTCGGCACACCGGTCCTCTCCGGGCACATCCGCAAGCTCGTCACCGAGCTCAAGACGTTCCTGGCCTAG
- a CDS encoding SMP-30/gluconolactonase/LRE family protein, with protein MPGSPTRRNLLAAGAAVGAAAFVSPLPGGASGVAHAAGRTWPTRFALPNGFRPEGIAIGHEPYAYLGSLATGDILRISLATGRGRVISKGLGPEHGSGGLKPDGRGRLFVSGGTEIRVIDIRTGAITHTFPVDMPTAMVNDVVLTPTAAWFTDSFNAQLYKVPLGRTGEPLGMEKVPLTGEWVQGASWTANGIVRTPDGSALLVANNVIDGGGVMRVDPRTGVARRVDLGGLELPSGDGLLLLGTTLYAVQNQHNAIEVIRLDATGTRGTATGRITDPRFRIPTTVAVWGDRLYLPNARMDITPTPDTEYDAVAVDRPH; from the coding sequence ATGCCCGGATCCCCCACTCGCAGGAATCTGCTCGCGGCGGGCGCGGCGGTGGGCGCCGCCGCGTTCGTCTCCCCGCTGCCCGGGGGCGCGTCCGGTGTCGCGCACGCCGCCGGACGCACCTGGCCGACCCGGTTCGCGCTCCCGAACGGCTTTCGCCCCGAAGGGATCGCCATCGGGCACGAGCCGTACGCGTACCTCGGCTCGCTCGCCACGGGGGACATCCTCCGCATCTCCCTGGCCACGGGGCGGGGGCGGGTGATCAGCAAGGGGCTCGGGCCGGAGCACGGCAGCGGCGGGCTCAAGCCGGACGGCCGGGGACGGCTGTTCGTCAGCGGCGGCACGGAGATCCGCGTGATCGACATCCGCACCGGCGCCATCACCCACACGTTTCCGGTGGACATGCCGACCGCCATGGTCAACGACGTCGTGCTCACCCCGACCGCCGCGTGGTTCACCGACTCCTTCAACGCCCAGCTCTACAAGGTGCCGCTCGGCCGGACCGGTGAGCCGCTGGGCATGGAGAAGGTGCCCCTGACGGGAGAGTGGGTGCAGGGCGCCTCCTGGACGGCCAACGGCATCGTCCGCACGCCCGACGGCAGCGCGCTGCTCGTCGCCAACAACGTGATCGACGGCGGGGGAGTGATGCGGGTCGACCCGCGCACCGGCGTCGCCCGCCGGGTCGACCTCGGCGGGCTCGAACTCCCCAGTGGTGACGGCCTGTTGCTCCTCGGAACCACGCTCTACGCCGTCCAGAACCAGCACAACGCCATCGAGGTGATCCGGCTGGACGCGACGGGCACGCGCGGCACCGCGACCGGGCGCATCACCGATCCCCGGTTCCGGATCCCGACCACCGTGGCGGTGTGGGGCGACCGGCTCTACCTGCCCAACGCCCGCATGGATATCACGCCGACCCCGGACACGGAGTACGACGCGGTGGCGGTGGACCGGCCCCACTGA
- a CDS encoding DUF4440 domain-containing protein codes for MSKAEIDKVTAEFFGAFDNRGGKVADVGRIRRLMLPGGVIVSTGPSFAAYTVEEFIEPRERWLADGRLVEFSEWETSERTEIVGDIASRFGEYRKSGILDGEPFEGGGTKTIQFVRTSEGWRITAFSWYDEP; via the coding sequence ATGTCCAAGGCCGAGATCGACAAGGTGACCGCCGAGTTCTTCGGTGCGTTCGACAACCGGGGCGGCAAGGTCGCCGACGTGGGCCGGATCCGTCGGCTGATGCTGCCGGGCGGGGTGATCGTGTCGACCGGTCCGTCCTTCGCGGCCTACACCGTGGAGGAGTTCATCGAGCCCCGGGAGCGGTGGCTGGCCGACGGGCGGCTGGTGGAGTTCTCGGAGTGGGAGACGTCCGAACGGACCGAGATCGTGGGTGACATCGCGTCCAGGTTCGGTGAGTACCGCAAGTCGGGGATCCTCGACGGCGAGCCGTTCGAGGGCGGTGGGACCAAGACCATCCAGTTCGTCCGCACCTCGGAAGGTTGGCGCATCACCGCGTTCTCCTGGTACGACGAGCCCTGA
- a CDS encoding FBP domain-containing protein has translation MKPLTEQEIRAAFVNCTKGEAKRLSVPRDLADRPWDDLDFFGWRDPGAPDRAYLVIELDGRPKGLALRSSSGGSGSLRRSMCSMCLTTHTGGVSLMVAPKAGKAGQQGNSVGAYICTDLACSLYVRGKRDAGMGGRLQESLTLEEKVERTVTNVAAFFSKVTE, from the coding sequence ATGAAGCCACTGACTGAGCAAGAGATCCGCGCCGCTTTCGTGAACTGCACCAAGGGTGAGGCCAAGCGCCTCTCCGTCCCGCGCGACCTGGCCGACCGGCCATGGGACGACCTGGACTTCTTCGGCTGGCGAGATCCAGGGGCCCCCGACCGGGCCTACCTGGTGATCGAGCTGGACGGCCGCCCGAAGGGCCTCGCGCTCCGCTCGTCCAGCGGCGGCTCCGGCAGCCTGCGTCGCAGCATGTGCTCGATGTGCCTGACCACGCACACCGGCGGAGTCTCCCTGATGGTCGCCCCGAAGGCGGGCAAGGCGGGGCAGCAGGGGAACTCCGTGGGCGCCTACATCTGCACCGACCTCGCCTGTTCGCTCTACGTACGCGGCAAGCGCGACGCGGGCATGGGCGGGCGGCTCCAGGAGTCGCTGACCCTGGAGGAGAAGGTGGAGCGAACGGTCACGAACGTCGCCGCGTTCTTCTCCAAGGTGACCGAATGA
- a CDS encoding TetR/AcrR family transcriptional regulator encodes MARAGLSAERLTRAGAEMADEVGFEQVTVSALARRFDVKVASLYSHVKNSHDLKTRIALLALEEMADQAAAALAGRAGKDALIAFANVYRDYAHAHPGRFTASRFRLDPEAAAAGAGARHAGMTRAVLRGYDLAEPYQTHAVRLLGSVFSGFVVLEEAGGFSHSAPPSQESWEEILDGLHALLSSWPGAS; translated from the coding sequence ATGGCGCGAGCAGGGCTGAGTGCGGAACGGCTGACCAGGGCCGGAGCGGAGATGGCCGACGAGGTCGGCTTCGAGCAGGTGACCGTGTCGGCGCTCGCGAGGCGCTTCGACGTCAAGGTCGCGAGCCTCTACTCGCACGTGAAGAACTCGCACGACCTCAAGACGAGGATCGCGCTGCTCGCCCTGGAGGAGATGGCCGACCAGGCCGCCGCGGCGCTGGCGGGCAGGGCAGGCAAGGACGCGCTGATCGCCTTCGCGAACGTCTACCGCGACTACGCCCACGCGCACCCCGGCCGTTTCACCGCGTCCCGCTTCCGCCTCGACCCGGAGGCCGCCGCGGCCGGCGCGGGGGCCCGGCACGCGGGGATGACCCGGGCGGTCCTGCGCGGGTACGACCTGGCGGAGCCGTACCAGACCCATGCGGTACGGCTGCTGGGCAGCGTCTTCAGCGGGTTCGTGGTGCTGGAGGAGGCAGGTGGGTTCAGCCACAGCGCGCCCCCCTCGCAGGAGAGCTGGGAGGAGATCCTCGACGGCCTGCACGCGCTGCTCAGCAGCTGGCCCGGCGCGTCCTGA
- a CDS encoding SGNH/GDSL hydrolase family protein, with product MSTEQHWITTPLTEELVRGALDLERTERGLLPHRLPAWARAQCADGQLAMAESQPSGVRLVFRTAATAVELDVVATKRVYEGAPARPDGMYDLVVDGRFAARAGVTDGDVVTIDMAAGSVRMNPGPVRTLRFTGLAGQDKRVEIWLPHNETTRLVALRTDAPVAAAPQDGKRVWLHHGSSISHGSNAAHPTAIWPALASARGGVELVNLGFGGSALLDPFTARTMRDTPADLLSVKVGLNLVNTDLMRLRAFGPAVHGFLDTIRDGHPTAPLLVVSPIYCAIHEHTPGPSAVDPSGMATGRLSFTATGDPARTAEGQLTLTVIRDALSRIVEQRAADDPNLHYLDGRELYGEADYAELPLPDELHPDAATHARMGGRFAALAFGSGGPFGGV from the coding sequence ATGAGCACCGAGCAGCACTGGATCACCACCCCCCTCACCGAGGAGCTCGTACGCGGCGCCCTCGATCTGGAGCGGACCGAGCGCGGTCTGCTGCCGCACCGGCTGCCCGCGTGGGCGCGGGCGCAGTGCGCCGACGGCCAGCTGGCGATGGCGGAGTCCCAGCCCTCCGGGGTCCGGCTGGTCTTCCGTACCGCCGCCACCGCCGTGGAGCTCGACGTCGTCGCCACCAAGCGGGTCTACGAGGGTGCGCCGGCGCGGCCGGACGGCATGTACGACCTGGTGGTCGACGGCCGTTTCGCGGCGCGGGCCGGGGTGACCGACGGCGATGTGGTGACCATCGACATGGCCGCCGGTTCCGTACGGATGAACCCCGGTCCGGTGCGGACCCTGCGGTTCACGGGGCTGGCCGGCCAGGACAAGCGGGTCGAGATCTGGCTGCCGCACAACGAGACGACCCGGCTGGTCGCCCTGCGCACCGACGCCCCCGTGGCCGCCGCGCCGCAGGACGGCAAGCGGGTGTGGCTGCACCACGGCAGCTCCATCAGCCACGGCTCCAACGCGGCCCACCCGACGGCCATCTGGCCCGCCCTGGCCTCGGCGCGGGGCGGGGTGGAGCTGGTCAACCTCGGGTTCGGCGGGAGCGCGCTGCTCGATCCGTTCACCGCGCGGACGATGCGGGACACCCCGGCGGACCTGCTCAGCGTCAAGGTCGGGCTCAACCTCGTCAACACCGATCTGATGCGGCTGCGCGCGTTCGGCCCGGCCGTCCACGGGTTCCTGGACACCATCCGCGACGGCCACCCCACCGCGCCGCTGCTCGTGGTCTCCCCGATCTACTGCGCCATCCACGAGCACACGCCCGGCCCCTCCGCGGTGGACCCGAGCGGGATGGCGACCGGTCGGCTGAGCTTCACCGCCACCGGCGACCCCGCGCGGACCGCCGAGGGGCAACTCACCCTCACCGTGATCCGCGACGCCCTCTCCCGCATCGTCGAGCAGCGCGCCGCCGACGACCCGAACCTGCACTACCTCGACGGCCGCGAACTGTACGGGGAGGCGGACTACGCCGAACTGCCGCTCCCCGACGAGCTGCACCCCGACGCGGCCACGCACGCCCGCATGGGCGGGCGGTTCGCGGCGCTGGCCTTCGGATCCGGCGGGCCGTTCGGCGGGGTGTGA
- a CDS encoding M1 family aminopeptidase — protein sequence MRPTPHQAHKAVAAGVFAIAAVAALSLPGTAAAAAPHPSAKADACTPAQVVANGDFESGTSPWSQSQTSVITSRAGQSAHGGSSYAWLDGTGRTHTDTLSQSVTIPSGCSSATLTYWLHIDTAETTSSTQYDKLTAKIGSTTLATYSNLDKNTGYVQKSLDVSAYAGQTVNLAFTGTEDSSLQTSFVLDDIALNTSGGTTPPGDSTRTPAAPSYTVNLTSDTSGSVWNGHESATFTNASATPLSEVYLRLWDNYHGTCSAMPITVTNVTGGTAGALSVGCTALQVSLPAPLAQGQSATIGFDLGITVPSGADRFGHDGAFNNIGNALPVLAVKDGSGWHLDPYTNNGESFYSLAADFKVTLDHPTSLLVPATGTSVDTPGSSGRTVTTATASKVRDFAWAAGPFSKISGTSPAGTAINIYSVSGISSSDAQSMLATAKSAVDTHAARFGAYPYGELDAVIDNNYWFGGMEYPGFVLDLVSTTALTHEIGHQWFYGIVGDDEYNSPWLDEAFTDYATDLAQNKTGTGCWNSVSWASSAEKITNSMAYWDAHSSRYSTVVYGYGKCALHDLRRVLGDTVMAKVLKDYATSHWYGVSTTAEFKAAAQAATTTDLTSFWTQHRIDG from the coding sequence GTGAGACCCACCCCCCACCAGGCTCACAAGGCCGTCGCAGCGGGCGTGTTCGCCATCGCTGCGGTGGCCGCCCTCTCGCTCCCGGGCACCGCGGCGGCAGCCGCCCCGCACCCGTCGGCGAAGGCCGACGCCTGCACCCCGGCCCAGGTCGTCGCCAACGGCGACTTCGAGAGCGGGACTTCGCCCTGGAGCCAGTCCCAGACGAGCGTGATCACCAGCCGGGCCGGACAGTCCGCCCACGGCGGCAGCTCGTACGCCTGGCTGGACGGCACGGGCCGGACGCACACCGACACCCTCTCCCAGAGCGTGACGATCCCCTCCGGATGCAGCAGCGCCACCCTCACCTACTGGCTGCACATCGACACCGCCGAGACGACGTCGTCCACGCAGTACGACAAACTCACGGCGAAGATCGGCAGCACCACGCTGGCCACGTACTCCAACCTCGACAAGAACACCGGATACGTCCAGAAGTCGCTCGACGTGTCCGCGTACGCGGGCCAGACCGTGAACCTCGCCTTCACCGGCACCGAGGACTCCAGCCTGCAGACCAGCTTCGTGCTGGACGACATCGCCCTCAACACCTCGGGCGGCACGACCCCGCCCGGCGACTCCACCCGTACGCCCGCCGCGCCCTCGTACACCGTCAACCTCACCAGTGACACGAGCGGTTCGGTCTGGAACGGCCACGAGAGCGCCACCTTCACCAACGCCTCGGCCACCCCGCTCAGCGAGGTGTACCTGCGGCTGTGGGACAACTACCACGGCACCTGCTCGGCCATGCCGATCACCGTCACCAACGTCACCGGCGGCACCGCGGGCGCCCTCTCGGTGGGCTGCACCGCGCTGCAGGTCTCGCTGCCGGCCCCGCTCGCCCAGGGCCAGAGCGCCACGATCGGCTTCGACCTCGGCATCACCGTGCCCAGCGGCGCCGACCGCTTCGGCCACGACGGGGCGTTCAACAACATCGGCAACGCCCTGCCCGTCCTGGCCGTCAAGGACGGTTCCGGCTGGCACCTCGACCCTTACACCAACAATGGCGAGTCGTTCTACTCCCTGGCCGCCGACTTCAAGGTGACCCTGGACCATCCGACCTCGCTGCTGGTGCCCGCCACCGGCACCTCGGTGGACACCCCCGGATCCAGCGGCCGTACCGTCACCACCGCCACCGCGTCCAAGGTCCGCGACTTCGCCTGGGCGGCCGGGCCGTTCAGCAAGATCTCCGGCACCTCACCGGCCGGCACCGCGATCAACATCTACTCGGTCTCGGGCATCAGCTCCTCCGACGCCCAGTCGATGCTGGCCACCGCCAAGAGCGCGGTCGACACCCATGCGGCGCGCTTCGGGGCCTACCCGTACGGCGAGCTGGACGCGGTGATCGACAACAACTACTGGTTCGGCGGCATGGAGTACCCCGGTTTCGTCCTCGACCTGGTCAGCACCACCGCGCTCACCCATGAGATCGGCCACCAGTGGTTCTACGGGATCGTCGGCGACGACGAGTACAACAGCCCGTGGCTGGACGAGGCGTTCACCGACTACGCCACCGACCTGGCACAGAACAAGACCGGCACCGGCTGCTGGAACAGCGTCTCCTGGGCCTCCTCGGCCGAGAAGATCACCAACTCCATGGCCTACTGGGACGCCCACTCCTCGCGCTACTCCACCGTCGTCTACGGCTACGGCAAGTGCGCCCTGCACGACCTGCGGCGCGTCCTCGGCGACACCGTGATGGCCAAGGTCCTCAAGGACTACGCCACTTCGCACTGGTACGGGGTGTCCACCACGGCCGAGTTCAAGGCCGCGGCCCAGGCGGCCACGACCACGGACCTGACGTCGTTCTGGACCCAGCACCGCATCGACGGCTGA
- a CDS encoding class I SAM-dependent methyltransferase, which produces MPNPQDRSDAYGAWFYESQQDGSARSAERVLPLVFDLIRPSSVVDLGCGTGSWLAAAGRLGAETVLGVDGDWVAQDALRIPAECFHRHDLGRPLRLDGRRFDLAMSLEAAEHLDPERAGSLVADLCALSDVVLFSAAVPGQTGSDHRNEQWPNYWRDHFARWGYELVDCLRARLWDDPEIEPWYAQNAYLYVGADRLAADERLRAAAAETGRMPLCVVHPGLLALFSKPFTPASPAPRVQRPAPLRFTAPPR; this is translated from the coding sequence ATGCCGAATCCCCAGGACCGCAGCGACGCGTACGGCGCGTGGTTCTACGAGAGCCAGCAGGACGGCTCGGCGAGGTCCGCCGAGCGGGTGCTTCCACTGGTGTTCGACCTGATCCGGCCGTCGAGCGTGGTCGACCTGGGCTGCGGTACGGGGTCGTGGCTGGCCGCCGCCGGCAGGCTCGGCGCCGAGACGGTCCTCGGGGTCGACGGCGACTGGGTCGCACAGGACGCCCTGCGCATTCCCGCCGAGTGCTTCCACCGGCACGACCTCGGCCGCCCGCTGCGGTTGGACGGCCGCCGCTTCGACCTCGCCATGTCGCTGGAGGCGGCCGAGCACCTGGACCCGGAGCGCGCGGGCTCCCTGGTGGCCGACCTGTGCGCCCTGTCCGACGTGGTGCTCTTCTCGGCCGCGGTCCCCGGCCAGACGGGCAGCGACCACCGCAACGAACAGTGGCCGAACTACTGGCGCGACCACTTCGCCCGCTGGGGGTACGAGCTCGTCGACTGTCTGCGCGCCCGGCTGTGGGACGACCCGGAGATCGAGCCGTGGTACGCGCAGAACGCGTATCTGTACGTCGGCGCCGACCGCCTGGCGGCGGACGAGCGGCTGCGCGCGGCCGCGGCGGAGACGGGCCGCATGCCCTTGTGCGTGGTCCATCCGGGCCTGCTGGCCCTCTTCTCCAAACCCTTCACCCCGGCGTCCCCCGCCCCTCGCGTACAACGCCCGGCGCCCCTGCGCTTCACCGCGCCTCCCCGGTAG
- a CDS encoding MarR family transcriptional regulator has product MTRKHSNPAADSPTGPGPELLGTRLRLLLELLDGDVAAVYRDLGLTGFRPRFAPVVRALVADGPSSIRELAAVTGVTHSAASQTVAQMAKEGLVALGGGQDQRRRIVRLTMKAEALVPTLDAEWAATTAASTEFEAELSFPLSRLLDEAFAALRQRPMRQRIAEAAPGLVDPDRAASAARRPGGRT; this is encoded by the coding sequence GTGACTCGCAAGCACAGCAACCCCGCCGCCGACTCCCCCACGGGACCCGGTCCCGAGCTGCTCGGGACGCGGCTGCGCCTCCTCCTGGAGCTCCTGGACGGAGACGTCGCCGCCGTCTACCGGGATCTCGGCCTGACCGGCTTCCGCCCCCGCTTCGCGCCGGTCGTACGCGCCCTCGTGGCGGACGGCCCGAGCTCCATCCGCGAGCTGGCCGCCGTCACCGGGGTCACCCACTCGGCGGCGAGCCAGACCGTCGCCCAGATGGCCAAGGAGGGCCTCGTCGCGCTCGGCGGCGGGCAGGACCAACGCCGGCGGATCGTCCGTCTCACGATGAAGGCCGAGGCACTCGTGCCGACGCTGGACGCGGAGTGGGCCGCGACCACGGCCGCGTCCACGGAGTTCGAGGCGGAGCTGTCGTTCCCGCTGAGCCGGCTGCTCGACGAGGCGTTCGCCGCCCTGCGGCAGCGGCCGATGCGGCAGCGGATCGCCGAGGCCGCGCCCGGCCTGGTGGATCCCGACCGCGCCGCCTCCGCCGCGCGCCGGCCCGGCGGACGGACGTGA
- the pip gene encoding prolyl aminopeptidase translates to MLDVGDGNLVHWEVCGNPRGKPALVVHGGPGSGCGPRAREHFDPTRYRVVLFDQRGCGRSTPHASDPATDMRHNTTGHLIADMERLREHLGIERWLLYGGSWGSTLLLAYAEQHPERVTEIVVASVTTTRRSEIDWLYRGVGRFFPREWERFLAGAPGTPRDGDVVGAYARLTEHPDAAVREQATADWCAWEDAVLSGETEVAPRPFGGRPPAARLALVRICAHYFSHGAWLEEGALLRDAHRLAGIPGVLVHGRLDMSGPLDTAWELARAWPDAELIVVEGAGHLGGTETQGHLLAALDRFAAVG, encoded by the coding sequence ATGCTCGACGTCGGCGACGGCAACCTCGTGCACTGGGAGGTGTGCGGCAACCCGCGGGGGAAACCCGCGCTGGTCGTGCACGGCGGCCCCGGGTCGGGGTGCGGCCCCCGGGCGCGGGAGCACTTCGATCCGACGCGGTACCGCGTGGTCCTCTTCGACCAGCGCGGCTGCGGCCGGAGCACCCCGCACGCGAGCGACCCCGCGACCGACATGCGGCACAACACCACCGGCCATCTGATCGCCGACATGGAACGCCTGCGCGAGCACCTGGGGATCGAGCGGTGGCTGCTGTACGGCGGCTCGTGGGGCTCCACACTGCTGCTGGCCTACGCCGAACAGCACCCGGAGCGGGTGACGGAGATCGTCGTCGCCAGTGTCACTACCACCCGGCGCTCGGAGATCGACTGGCTCTACCGGGGAGTGGGCCGCTTCTTCCCGCGGGAGTGGGAACGCTTCCTCGCCGGTGCCCCAGGCACACCCCGCGACGGCGATGTCGTGGGAGCGTACGCGCGGTTGACGGAGCACCCCGACGCCGCCGTCCGGGAGCAGGCCACGGCGGACTGGTGCGCCTGGGAGGACGCGGTGCTGTCCGGCGAGACGGAAGTCGCCCCACGGCCGTTCGGCGGTCGGCCCCCGGCCGCCCGGCTCGCCCTGGTGCGCATCTGCGCCCACTACTTCTCCCACGGGGCCTGGCTGGAGGAAGGCGCGCTGCTGCGCGACGCCCACCGGCTCGCGGGCATCCCGGGCGTCCTCGTCCACGGGCGGCTCGACATGAGCGGCCCCCTCGACACCGCCTGGGAACTCGCGCGCGCCTGGCCCGACGCGGAGCTGATCGTCGTGGAGGGAGCGGGGCATCTGGGCGGGACGGAGACCCAGGGGCACCTGCTCGCGGCCCTCGACCGGTTCGCGGCCGTGGGGTGA